Proteins from a genomic interval of Streptomyces fodineus:
- a CDS encoding sucrase ferredoxin: MSRCATVSRSLDEPVSGTAATATTWLLLEQPGPWGTKALTSSHLDPALGRELDAAAEGTGVRVALIRRPGRHADPGTPAIRQLYAAHTVPGRVWLHSATTRDPARLLGLDFAALGAGDHRSFGAALGGRPHGGDPLALVCTNGKRDRCCALLGRPLATELAASGVRGVWEVTHLGGHRFSPTVLVLPYGYAYGRAEAHTIKEALHGVQEGRVVAEGCRGCSAWERPGQAAELAVRSVAGEYRAGVLSVVRTEGAAPHWEVTVGHADGRRWRVTVAQGASLPPRPESCGAAVLGTPARMDVMAVRELRPTALAS; the protein is encoded by the coding sequence GTGAGTAGGTGTGCGACCGTCTCCCGGAGCCTCGACGAGCCCGTTTCCGGCACGGCGGCCACGGCGACGACGTGGCTGCTGCTGGAACAGCCCGGACCGTGGGGTACCAAGGCACTCACTTCGAGCCACCTGGACCCCGCGCTGGGCCGGGAGCTGGACGCGGCCGCCGAGGGGACCGGCGTACGCGTCGCGCTCATCCGGCGCCCCGGGCGCCACGCCGACCCCGGCACGCCCGCCATCCGGCAGCTGTACGCCGCCCACACCGTGCCGGGCCGCGTGTGGCTGCACAGCGCCACGACCCGCGACCCCGCTCGGCTGCTCGGCCTCGACTTCGCCGCTCTCGGAGCGGGCGACCACCGTTCCTTCGGCGCCGCGCTCGGCGGGCGGCCGCACGGCGGCGACCCGCTCGCGCTCGTGTGCACCAACGGCAAGCGCGACCGCTGCTGCGCCCTCCTGGGCCGCCCCCTCGCCACCGAACTGGCCGCCTCGGGCGTGCGCGGCGTCTGGGAGGTCACCCATCTGGGTGGACATCGCTTCTCGCCGACGGTGCTCGTCCTGCCGTACGGCTACGCCTACGGCCGCGCCGAGGCGCACACCATCAAGGAGGCGCTGCACGGCGTCCAGGAGGGGCGCGTGGTGGCCGAGGGGTGCCGGGGCTGCTCGGCCTGGGAACGCCCCGGTCAGGCTGCCGAGCTGGCCGTCCGGTCGGTCGCGGGCGAGTACCGGGCGGGGGTGCTGAGCGTCGTACGGACCGAGGGCGCGGCCCCGCACTGGGAGGTCACCGTCGGACACGCCGACGGCCGCCGCTGGCGGGTGACCGTGGCGCAGGGCGCGTCGCTGCCGCCCCGCCCGGAGAGCTGCGGTGCGGCGGTACTGGGCACGCCCGCGCGGATGGACGTGATGGCCGTACGTGAGCTGAGGCCGACAGCGCTGGCGAGCTGA
- a CDS encoding citrate synthase, whose protein sequence is MRDHEPAPGRPGRRLTTKETAELLGVKPETVYAYVSRGLLSSRREPGGRASTFEAKEVEALARRNRREAAGTPGSGGDLSVRTRITLIERDRYFFRGVDAVELAMRHSYEEVAEWLWTGRPAPGVTFSAPGPTVEIARRAVNALSEHASPTDRLRVAAIAAAAEDPLRFDLAEDAVLNTARILIPTLVAALPPVRHSHKDGGPLAQRLWGRLTGRPADEASLRVLDTALALLADHDLAASTLAVRVAASARAHAYAAVSAGLGVLEGPLHGAASGLAHRMLLDVLDQGTAVPVIADELRAGRRVPGLGHRLYTGEDPRASALFGLLEQVPHAESALLAARDIVATTARHTPLHANVDLALAVFTASSGMPATAGETIFAVARTAGWIAHALEEYGERPMRMRPVGHYVGPRPPQPLPE, encoded by the coding sequence ATGCGCGATCACGAACCCGCTCCCGGCCGTCCCGGACGAAGGCTGACCACCAAGGAGACCGCCGAACTGCTCGGTGTGAAGCCGGAGACGGTGTACGCGTACGTGAGCCGCGGCCTGCTCAGCAGCAGACGCGAGCCCGGCGGCCGTGCCAGCACCTTCGAGGCGAAGGAGGTCGAGGCGCTCGCCCGGCGCAACCGGCGCGAGGCGGCCGGGACCCCGGGCAGCGGCGGAGACCTGTCCGTCCGTACCCGCATCACGCTGATCGAGCGGGACCGGTACTTCTTCCGGGGCGTGGACGCCGTGGAACTGGCCATGCGTCACTCCTACGAGGAGGTCGCGGAGTGGCTGTGGACGGGCCGGCCGGCGCCGGGCGTCACCTTCTCCGCGCCCGGCCCCACCGTCGAGATCGCCCGCCGCGCGGTGAACGCCCTGTCCGAGCACGCCTCCCCCACCGACCGGCTGCGCGTGGCGGCCATCGCCGCGGCCGCCGAGGACCCGCTGCGCTTCGACCTCGCCGAGGACGCCGTGCTGAACACCGCGCGGATCCTCATCCCCACGCTGGTCGCCGCCCTGCCGCCGGTCCGGCACAGCCACAAGGACGGCGGCCCGCTCGCCCAGCGGCTCTGGGGCCGGCTCACCGGCCGCCCCGCCGACGAGGCGTCCCTGCGCGTCCTGGACACCGCCCTCGCCCTGCTCGCCGACCATGACCTGGCCGCCTCCACGCTCGCCGTCCGGGTCGCCGCCTCGGCCCGCGCGCACGCCTACGCGGCCGTCTCGGCCGGGCTCGGCGTCCTGGAGGGCCCGCTGCACGGCGCCGCGAGCGGCCTGGCCCACCGCATGCTGCTCGACGTGCTCGACCAGGGCACGGCGGTCCCGGTGATCGCCGACGAACTGCGCGCGGGGCGCCGGGTCCCCGGGCTCGGCCACCGGCTGTACACCGGCGAGGATCCCCGCGCGAGCGCGCTGTTCGGCCTCCTGGAGCAGGTACCGCACGCGGAGTCCGCCCTGCTCGCCGCCCGGGACATCGTGGCCACGACCGCCCGGCACACCCCGCTGCACGCCAACGTCGACCTGGCCCTGGCGGTCTTCACCGCGTCCAGCGGCATGCCCGCCACGGCCGGCGAGACGATCTTCGCCGTGGCGCGGACGGCGGGCTGGATCGCCCACGCCCTGGAGGAGTACGGCGAACGCCCGATGCGCATGCGCCCGGTCGGCCATTACGTCGGACCGCGCCCTCCGCAGCCGCTCCCGGAGTAG
- a CDS encoding citrate synthase/methylcitrate synthase, translated as MAINSTATPLIDAPRGLAGVVVTETEIGDVRGREGFYHYRQYSAVELAQARGFEDVWHLLVHGTLPDAERRAAFTAETAALRRLPEEVRVALPAIAAASRVSGPLSGLRTALSLLGSARGLRPVYDIDGDRRRADTVAVCAAVPTLLTALYRLGQGLDPVEPREDLPYAANYLYMLKGAEPEPRRARAVEQYLISTIDHGFNASTFTARVIASTGADAAACLTGAVGALSGPLHGGAPSRALDTLDAIGTPDRIDPWIRERVLAGDRIMGFGHAIYRTEDPRSRMLREIALGFGGPRVDFAVEVERRVEAILAELKPGRELHTNVEFYAGVVMELCGLPREMFTPTFAAARVVGWSANILEQAADSKIIRPVARYVGPRPPVAVPAAL; from the coding sequence ATGGCCATCAACAGCACCGCAACCCCGCTCATCGACGCACCGCGCGGACTCGCCGGTGTCGTCGTCACCGAGACCGAGATCGGGGACGTCCGGGGACGGGAGGGCTTCTACCACTACCGCCAGTACTCGGCCGTCGAACTCGCGCAGGCCCGCGGCTTCGAGGACGTCTGGCACCTCCTGGTCCACGGCACGCTTCCGGACGCCGAGCGCCGCGCCGCCTTCACCGCCGAGACCGCGGCGCTGCGGCGGCTGCCCGAGGAGGTCCGCGTGGCGCTGCCGGCGATCGCCGCGGCGAGCCGCGTCTCCGGCCCGCTGTCCGGGTTGCGTACGGCCCTGTCCCTGCTGGGTTCGGCGCGGGGACTGCGACCGGTGTACGACATCGACGGGGACCGGCGCCGCGCCGACACCGTGGCCGTGTGTGCCGCCGTACCCACGCTGCTCACCGCGCTGTACCGGCTCGGGCAGGGGCTGGACCCGGTCGAGCCGCGCGAGGACCTTCCCTACGCGGCCAACTACCTGTACATGCTGAAGGGTGCGGAGCCCGAGCCGCGGCGGGCCCGAGCGGTCGAGCAATACCTGATCTCCACCATTGATCACGGATTCAATGCATCAACCTTCACCGCCCGGGTCATCGCCTCCACCGGCGCCGACGCGGCGGCCTGTCTGACCGGTGCCGTGGGCGCCCTGTCGGGGCCGCTGCACGGAGGCGCGCCCAGCCGGGCCCTGGACACCCTGGACGCCATCGGCACGCCGGACCGGATCGACCCCTGGATCCGGGAGCGGGTGCTCGCCGGTGACCGGATCATGGGCTTCGGACACGCCATCTACCGCACGGAGGACCCCCGTTCGCGGATGCTGCGGGAGATCGCCCTCGGCTTCGGCGGTCCGCGCGTGGACTTCGCGGTGGAGGTCGAGCGCCGGGTCGAGGCGATCCTCGCCGAGCTGAAGCCCGGCCGCGAACTCCACACCAACGTCGAGTTCTACGCCGGCGTGGTCATGGAACTCTGCGGCCTGCCCCGCGAGATGTTCACCCCCACCTTCGCGGCGGCACGGGTGGTGGGCTGGAGCGCCAACATCCTGGAACAGGCGGCCGACTCGAAGATCATCCGGCCGGTGGCGCGGTATGTGGGACCGCGGCCGCCGGTCGCGGTACCGGCCGCGCTCTGA